A single genomic interval of Arachis duranensis cultivar V14167 chromosome 7, aradu.V14167.gnm2.J7QH, whole genome shotgun sequence harbors:
- the LOC107496089 gene encoding uncharacterized protein LOC107496089: MPASRPSSDLILDRLASSDGQIKLKAIRQLKNHIIGNRTKKLSYIKLGAVPAVAATLADFDSDPNLIVQSAAALGSFACGLDAGVRAVLDAGAFPHLIRLLSASDDKVVDAAARSLRMIYQSKLAPKYDFFKEENLEFLLLLLKSENESLSALGASIIIHSCETGEEQNILCYAGVLDKLISLLYGSLSQRDASLESIAAIVKNNSEAVSKFVDLRGGRALSPVIELSKDKYSRTRLLACLCLICVKNASSCHLQDTGIKTKLINILLELLDDSGQVGDEAPFAFLSLIAEKEDLQKLAFEGNAIDKFYNHLQDCPSHPKRLEGIFLALADLCSKLECCRSKFLSLQMLNLLVDALTHYDANVRTAACICLKSVSRSIKNLSVGYFMNERIVIPLVRLLSDPSTSVQVAALGAISNIVVDFTAHKSVFIQCGGIKELVQLTKSMDPSLRLNAVWALRNMVFLADKMCKEGIFMELTVSSVASLICDPEPSIQEQALALVRNVVDGCMDCVEYAFAEEGIILDAVGRQIRKSSKTEILIQGMYVLSNVASGNEFHKEAIMKLLFPPAENGSRSFFCQFLHSSDSRLRTSAVWVIVNLTFPASPGAFGRIVELRKFGVVSQIKRMANDSCMDVKLRARHALGQIITFGDS, encoded by the exons ATGCCGGCGTCCCGCCCCTCCTCCGATCTCATCCTTGACCGCCTCGCCTCCTCCGATGGTCAAATCAAGCTCAAAGCCATCCGGCAGCTGAAGAACCACATCATCGGAAACCGCACCAAGAAGCTCTCATACATCAAGCTCGGAGCCGTCCCCGCCGTCGCCGCAACCCTCGCCGACTTCGATTCCGACCCCAACCTCATTGTACAGTCCGCCGCGGCGCTTGGCAGCTTCGCCTGTGGCCTTGACGCCGGTGTCCGTGCTGTCCTCGACGCCGGAGCTTTCCCTCACTTGATCAGGCTCCTCTCTGCCTCCGATGACAAG GTTGTGGATGCAGCTGCACGTTCTCTACGAATGATTTATCAATCAAAATTGGCcccaaaatatgattttttcaagGAAGAGAACTTGGAGTTCCTGCTTTTACTGTTGAAAAGCGAGAATGAAAGTCTTTCCGCACTGGGTGCGAGCATTATTATTCATTCATGCGAGACAGGTGAAGAACAGAATATCTTATGCTATGCTGGTGTCTTGGACAAACTCATCAGCCTTCTGTATGGTTCTCTAAGCCAGCGCGATGCTAGTTTGGAGTCCATAGCTGCGATTGTTAAAAACAATTCTGAAGCTGTCTCTAAATTTGTCGACCTTAGAGGTGGAAGAGCTTTGAGCCCTGTAATTGAATTAAGTAAAGACAAATATTCTCGGACAAGATTACTAGCTTGCTTGTGCCTGATTTGTGTTAAAAATGCTTCTTCTTGCCATCTTCAAGACACAGGAATCAAAACCAAACTGATAAATATTCTGCTTGAACTCCTTGATGATTCTGGTCAAGTTGGAGATGAAGCTCCATTTGCCTTTTTGAGTTTAATTGCTGAGAAGGAAGATTTGCAGAAGTTAGCATTTGAGGGAAATGCAATTGATAAGTTCTACAATCACTTGCAAGACTGTCCTTCACATCCCAAACGTCTTGAAGGGATATTTCTAGCCTTGGCTGATCTTTGCTCTAAATTGGAGTGCTGCAGGTCTAAGTTTCTTTCGTTACAG ATGTTAAATCTACTAGTTGATGCTTTAACCCATTATGATGCCAATGTACGCACTGCAGCCTGCATTTGCTTGAAAAGTGTCTCTCGTTCCATCAAG AATTTGAGTGTAGGTTATTTTATGAACGAAAGAATTGTCATTCCGTTGGTTCGACTCCTCTCTGATCCTTCTACTTCTGTCCAG GTTGCAGCCCTTGGTGCTATCAGCAACATTGTGGTTGACTTTACAGCACATAAGTCAGTGTTCATACAATGTGGAGGCATTAAAGAGCTTGTTCAATTGACAAAGTCAATGGATCCATCTTTAAGGTTAAATGCTGTATGGGCCTTGAGAAACATGGTATTTCTGGCAGATAAGATGTGTAAGGAAGGAATTTTTATGGAACTGACGGTTTCTTCTGTAGCTAGCCTTATTTGTG ATCCTGAGCCTTCTATTCAAGAACAAGCCCTGGCTCTTGTGCGAAATGTTGTTGATGGGTGTATGGACTGTGTTGAATACGCTTTTGCTGAAGAAGGTATCATCCTGGATGCTGTTGGAAGGCAAATTCGGAAATCTTCAAAAACCGAAATTTTGATACAG GGGATGTACGTGCTCAGCAATGTTGCAAGTGGGAATGAGTTTCATAAAGAAGCTATCATGAAACTACTCTTTCCACCAGCAGAAAATGGGTCTCGCTCTTTCTTCTGCCAATTTTTGCACAGCAGTGACAGTCGTTTACGCACATCTGCTGTTTGGGTCATAGTCAATTTGACTTTTCCTGCAAGTCCTGGTGCATTTGGCCGGATTGTAGAACTGCGTAAATTTGGTGTAGTTTCTCAAATCAAGAGGATGGCCAATGATTCTTGCATGGATGTGAAG CTTCGCGCAAGACATGCACTTGGGCAGATTATTACCTTTGGTGATAGTTAA
- the LOC107496091 gene encoding uncharacterized protein LOC107496091, with translation MAELKLSESRDLTRIERIGAHSHIRGLGLDSSLEPRAVSEGMVGQTSARKAAGVILQMIRDGKIAGRAVLLAGQPGTGKTAIAMGMAKSLGLETPFAMIAGSELFSLEMSKTEALTQAFRKAIGVRIKEETEVIEGEVVEVQIDRPAVAGAASKSGKLTLKTTEMETVYDLGAKMIEALGKEKVTSGDVIAIDKASGKITKLGRSFSRSRDFDAMGPQVKFVQCPDGELQKRKEVVHCVTLHEIDVINSRTQGFLALFTGDTGEIRAEVREQIDTKVAEWREEGKAEIVPGVLFIDEVHMLDIECFSFLNRALENEMAPILVVATNRGITNIRGTNYKSPHGIPIDLLDRLLIISTQPYTEEEIRKILDIRCQEEDVEMAEGAKQLLTKIGVETSLRYAIHLIIAAALACQKRKGKVVELEDINRVYHLFLDVKRSTQYLMEYQNQYMFNETGEGEDDDVHATVF, from the exons ATGGCGGAGCTGAAGTTGTCGGAGTCTCGGGACTTGACCCGCATAGAGCGCATAGGCGCTCACTCTCACATTCGAGGCCTTGGTCTCGACTCTTCTCTCGAGCCTCGCGCCGTCTCCGAGGGCATGGTCGGCCAGACCTCGGCCCGCAAGGCCGCCGGCGTCATCCTCCAGATGATCCGCGACGGCAAGATCGCCGGCCGCGCTGTCCTTCTCGCAGGCCAACCTGGAACCGGGAAGACCGCCATAGCCATGGGGATGGCCAAGTCCCTCGGCCTCGAGACACCGTTCGCCATGATTGCCGGCAGCGAGCTCTTCTCCCTCGAGATGTCGAAGACCGAGGCGCTGACACAGGCGTTCCGTAAGGCCATTGGTGTTCGCATTAAGGAGGAGACTGAGGTCATCGAAGGTGAGGTCGTTGAGGTCCAGATTGACCGTCCTGCCGTCGCCGGCGCCGCCTCTAAGTCCGGCAAACTCACTCTGAAGACGACGGAGATGGAGACCGTTTACGACTTGGGAGCGAAGATGATAGAGGCCCTTGGGAAGGAGAAGGTGACCAGCGGTGACGTCATTGCCATTGACAAGGCTTCTGGAAAGATCACGAAGCTTGGGAGGTCGTTTTCGAGGTCTAGGGATTTCGACGCCATGGGGCCTCAG GTGAAGTTCGTGCAGTGTCCTGATGGGGAGTTGCAGAAGCGCAAGGAGGTCGTGCATTGTGTTACTCTTCATGAGATTGATGTTATTAATAGCAG AACACAGGGATTTTTGGCTCTTTTCACTGGTGATACAGGTGAAATTCGTGCTGAAGTAAGAGAACAAATTGACACCAAAGTAGCAGAGTGGAGAGAGGAAGGAAAGGCAGAGATTGTGCCTGGTGTCCTTTTTATTGATGAGGTGCACATGCTTGATATTGAATGCTTTTCCTTCCTAAATCGAGCTCTGGAGAATGAGATGGCTCCTATATTAGTTGTTGCTACTAACAGAGGCATTACAAATATTAGAGGCACCAATTACAAATCCCCTCATGGAATTCCCATTGATCTGCTTGATCGTCTGCTTATCATCTCTACTCAACCTTACACCGAGGAAGAGATTCGCAAAATTCTAGATATCAGATGCCAAGAGGAAGATGTAGAAATGGCTGAAGGTGCGAAGCAGTTGTTAACCAAAATTGGGGTTGAAACATCCTTGAGATATGCCATTCATCTCATCATAGCAGCTGCATTGGCATGCCAAAAGAGGAAGGGGAAAGTAGTGGAGCTGGAGGATATAAACCGTGTTTACCATCTATTTTTGGATGTCAAAAGATCAACGCAGTACTTGATGGAGTATCAGAATCAGTACATGTTCAACGAAACTGGGGAAGGTGAAGACGACGATGTCCATGCCACGGTCTTTTAA